The following coding sequences are from one Microbacterium sp. SORGH_AS_0969 window:
- a CDS encoding DUF3060 domain-containing protein: MHRITASALALGLSLTALTGCAVSITDKDAAGPVASPTDASTLEMATDDPRPEVIAPPASDAPEAPSNLRTRDEAISLADTTVACTPGLVIADDGKVVRVEGACDDVTVSGFATVVVLDDVSTLTVSGDGIVVYAQQVGDLVVSGDVNTVLWRGSAPRLDDTGVATTSVRDTR, from the coding sequence ATGCACAGAATCACCGCATCCGCTCTGGCCCTGGGCCTCTCCCTGACCGCTCTCACCGGCTGCGCCGTGAGCATCACGGACAAGGATGCCGCCGGCCCCGTCGCCTCGCCCACCGACGCCTCGACTCTCGAAATGGCCACGGACGATCCGCGGCCCGAGGTGATCGCGCCGCCCGCCTCCGACGCGCCCGAGGCCCCGTCGAACCTCCGCACCCGCGACGAGGCGATCTCTCTCGCGGACACCACCGTCGCCTGCACCCCCGGTCTCGTCATCGCCGACGACGGCAAGGTCGTCCGGGTCGAGGGAGCGTGCGACGACGTGACCGTGTCGGGCTTCGCGACGGTGGTCGTGCTCGACGACGTCTCGACGCTCACCGTGAGTGGCGACGGCATCGTCGTGTACGCCCAGCAGGTGGGCGATCTCGTCGTCAGCGGCGACGTGAACACGGTCCTCTGGCGGGGGAGCGCCCCGCGCCTCGACGACACGGGGGTCGCCACGACCTCCGTCCGGGACACCCGATGA
- the alr gene encoding alanine racemase, protein MRMAPGVLREALIDVDAIAENVRHLRRLTGVDVIAVVKAEGYGHGAHRAAAAALRGGATRIGVSDIDEALALRRSGIHAPLFAWLHAPGASFVEAVRHDIELGISDIDQLLRAAESAQGDRPAAVHLKIETGLSRNGVAPADWRTVFAEAARLERIGRLRVVGLFSHLSNTSEADDLAALARFEEGVVLAASAGLHPPLRHIAATHAAIALPQTRLNAVRIGIGIYGISPFHDRTSADLGLRPAMTLRGAVSAVRRVPAGTGVSYGYAYRTERDTTLALVPLGYADGVPRQASDRGPVVIGGRRFTVAGRIAMDQFVVDVGDHPVAVGDEVVLFGDPTLGVPAARDWADAADTIDYEIVTRIGARVPRREVGA, encoded by the coding sequence ATGAGAATGGCACCGGGAGTGCTCCGCGAAGCCCTCATCGACGTGGACGCGATCGCGGAGAACGTCCGACACCTCCGACGCCTCACCGGGGTCGATGTCATCGCGGTCGTCAAAGCCGAGGGGTATGGACACGGGGCGCACCGCGCGGCGGCAGCCGCCCTGCGCGGGGGAGCGACGCGGATCGGCGTGTCCGACATCGACGAGGCTCTCGCTCTGCGCCGGTCCGGGATCCACGCGCCGTTGTTCGCGTGGCTGCACGCGCCGGGGGCGTCCTTCGTCGAGGCGGTGCGCCACGACATCGAGCTCGGGATCTCCGACATCGACCAGCTGCTGCGTGCGGCCGAGTCGGCTCAGGGCGACCGCCCCGCGGCGGTGCACCTCAAGATCGAGACGGGCCTCTCGCGTAACGGCGTCGCGCCCGCCGACTGGCGAACCGTTTTCGCCGAGGCTGCGCGCCTCGAGCGCATCGGACGGCTGCGCGTGGTCGGGCTGTTCTCGCACCTGTCGAACACGAGCGAGGCGGACGATCTCGCCGCGCTCGCTCGCTTCGAGGAGGGCGTCGTTCTCGCGGCATCCGCGGGTCTGCATCCGCCGCTCCGGCACATCGCCGCGACGCACGCCGCCATCGCGCTCCCGCAGACGCGTCTGAACGCCGTGCGCATCGGCATCGGCATCTACGGCATCTCGCCGTTCCACGACCGCACATCGGCGGATCTGGGCCTGCGCCCGGCCATGACCCTGCGCGGAGCGGTGTCGGCCGTTCGCCGCGTTCCGGCGGGGACAGGGGTGTCGTACGGCTACGCCTACCGCACGGAGCGCGACACGACCCTCGCGCTCGTGCCCCTCGGCTACGCGGACGGTGTGCCCCGACAGGCTTCGGACCGAGGTCCCGTCGTGATCGGAGGGCGCCGCTTCACGGTCGCCGGACGCATCGCGATGGACCAGTTCGTCGTCGACGTCGGCGATCATCCCGTCGCGGTCGGCGACGAGGTCGTGCTGTTCGGCGACCCGACGCTGGGCGTCCCGGCGGCTCGCGACTGGGCCGACGCCGCCGACACGATCGACTACGAGATCGTCACACGGATCGGTGCCCGCGTGCCTCGTCGGGAGGTCGGCGCATGA
- the tsaE gene encoding tRNA (adenosine(37)-N6)-threonylcarbamoyltransferase complex ATPase subunit type 1 TsaE, whose translation MSVPEELLGERRIDGPGEMEELGRALGRALEPGDVVVLTGPLGAGKTTLTRGIGEGLGIRGPVQSPTFVIARTHPSLVGGTPLVHVDAYRLGAAVELDDLDIDVAGSAVIVEWGRGVAEHLADSWWEIEIDREVGGRGVDNACGEIAPHTLDFDADAPRTVTISRRP comes from the coding sequence ATGAGCGTGCCCGAGGAGCTGCTCGGCGAGCGCCGCATCGACGGCCCGGGCGAGATGGAGGAGCTCGGGCGCGCTCTCGGACGCGCGCTGGAGCCGGGCGATGTCGTCGTACTGACGGGCCCGCTCGGCGCCGGGAAGACGACCCTGACCCGCGGGATCGGCGAGGGGCTGGGCATCCGCGGTCCCGTCCAGAGCCCGACCTTCGTGATCGCGCGCACGCACCCCTCGCTGGTCGGGGGGACGCCGCTCGTGCACGTCGACGCGTACCGCCTGGGAGCCGCGGTCGAGCTCGACGACCTCGACATCGACGTCGCGGGCTCTGCGGTGATCGTGGAGTGGGGGCGCGGCGTCGCCGAGCACCTCGCCGACTCGTGGTGGGAGATCGAGATCGACCGCGAGGTGGGCGGGCGCGGCGTCGACAACGCCTGCGGTGAGATCGCGCCGCACACGCTCGACTTCGACGCGGATGCCCCTCGGACGGTGACGATCTCTCGTCGCCCGTGA
- a CDS encoding OmpA family protein encodes MSRSPRSFSARRALGVSAALALLGLVGCSAEPAASVSASSPSAAVATPTREPDVARVAGYDVGEFPPVPLFTLPDLALLDDSASAFTIEASSSLVSMPGVTVGSAPCDAGQSVSAGAGTAVLYGDGSGSYTGPDGTVRNFGDGSGSTTIGGVEIQNFGDGSGSYTSGDVAIENFGDGSGTYRDAAREVRIFGDGSGNSTRGDGSIQNFGDGSGTYRAGAVEIQNFGDGSGSYRDGTIEIQNFGDGTGRVDGRPVAVAPLPPVPRLGVFPPLAALAPVASCGTTLTLSDAVLFDFDSAEIRPDATGVLDALASLLTRAEVPAATVSGHTDAIGTDAENRVLSERRAQAVVEALRQRGTPTSWTAEGYGESRPVAANEIDGADNPAGRQLNRRVEILVPTFGG; translated from the coding sequence ATGAGTCGATCCCCCCGCTCCTTCTCGGCCCGTCGGGCGCTCGGCGTCTCCGCCGCTCTCGCCCTGCTCGGCCTCGTCGGGTGCAGCGCGGAGCCGGCGGCATCCGTCTCCGCCTCCTCTCCGTCGGCCGCGGTCGCCACGCCCACGCGCGAGCCGGACGTCGCCCGGGTCGCCGGGTACGACGTGGGCGAGTTCCCTCCGGTGCCGCTGTTCACCCTCCCCGACCTGGCGTTGCTGGACGACTCGGCCTCGGCCTTCACGATCGAGGCATCGTCGTCACTGGTCTCGATGCCGGGCGTGACAGTCGGTTCCGCGCCATGCGACGCCGGGCAGAGCGTGAGCGCCGGAGCCGGTACGGCGGTGCTGTACGGCGACGGCTCGGGTAGCTATACCGGGCCCGACGGCACCGTCCGCAACTTCGGTGACGGGTCGGGGTCGACGACGATCGGCGGCGTCGAGATCCAGAACTTCGGCGACGGCTCGGGGTCGTACACCTCGGGTGACGTGGCGATCGAGAACTTCGGGGACGGCTCGGGCACGTACCGCGATGCGGCCCGAGAGGTGCGGATCTTCGGCGACGGCTCGGGGAACAGCACCCGCGGCGACGGGAGCATCCAGAACTTCGGCGACGGATCGGGGACCTACCGCGCCGGAGCGGTCGAGATCCAGAACTTCGGTGACGGGTCCGGGTCGTACCGCGACGGCACCATCGAGATCCAGAACTTCGGCGACGGCACCGGTCGGGTCGACGGCAGGCCGGTGGCGGTGGCACCTCTTCCTCCCGTGCCGCGGCTCGGGGTCTTCCCACCGCTCGCGGCTCTCGCCCCCGTGGCGAGTTGCGGCACCACCCTGACCCTCTCGGACGCGGTGCTGTTCGACTTCGACTCCGCGGAGATCCGGCCGGATGCGACCGGCGTGCTCGACGCCCTCGCGTCGCTGCTGACGCGGGCCGAGGTGCCCGCAGCCACGGTCTCCGGGCACACGGATGCCATCGGCACCGACGCCGAGAACCGGGTGCTGTCCGAGCGTCGGGCGCAGGCCGTCGTCGAGGCGCTCCGTCAGCGGGGGACGCCCACCAGCTGGACGGCGGAAGGGTACGGAGAATCCCGCCCCGTCGCCGCCAATGAGATCGACGGGGCCGACAACCCCGCGGGTCGCCAACTCAACCGCCGGGTCGAGATCCTCGTCCCCACCTTCGGAGGCTGA
- the coaA gene encoding type I pantothenate kinase codes for MSETAAAPSLSPYRQIDRAEWARMAGGIEQPLTETEVVQLRGIGDRLDQREVAEVYLPLSRLLSLYARATRRLGADTSAFLGEPDATTPFVIGVAGSVAVGKSTIARLLRELMSRWPDTPRVELVTTDGFLYPNAELERRGLMDRKGFPESYDRRALVEFLSEVKSGAEEARAPFYSHVRYDIMPDAHVTVHRPDVVIVEGLNVLQPPPSPNEVAVSDLFDFSIYVDADAAHIERWYVDRFLALRDNAFTNPSSFFRVFADISDEEAVERALGFWREINLPNLEENVLPTRHRAKLVLQKGADHTVESVLLRKL; via the coding sequence GTGTCCGAGACCGCCGCCGCACCGTCGCTGAGCCCCTATCGACAGATCGATCGAGCCGAGTGGGCCCGCATGGCCGGGGGGATCGAACAGCCCCTCACCGAGACCGAGGTGGTGCAGTTGCGCGGCATCGGCGACCGGCTCGACCAGCGCGAGGTCGCCGAGGTCTATCTGCCGTTGAGTCGCCTGCTGAGCCTCTACGCGCGCGCCACGCGGCGACTGGGGGCCGACACGAGCGCCTTCCTGGGAGAACCGGATGCCACGACACCGTTCGTCATCGGGGTCGCCGGATCGGTGGCGGTGGGCAAGTCCACCATCGCGCGCCTGCTGCGCGAGCTGATGAGTCGCTGGCCCGACACCCCGCGGGTCGAGTTGGTGACCACGGACGGCTTCCTCTATCCGAACGCCGAGCTCGAGCGGCGGGGCCTCATGGACCGGAAGGGATTCCCGGAGTCCTACGACCGGCGAGCTCTCGTCGAGTTCCTCAGCGAGGTGAAGTCGGGGGCCGAGGAGGCGCGCGCTCCGTTCTACTCCCACGTGCGGTACGACATCATGCCCGATGCGCACGTCACCGTGCACCGCCCGGACGTCGTCATCGTGGAGGGGCTCAACGTGCTGCAGCCGCCGCCCTCGCCGAACGAGGTCGCGGTCAGCGACCTGTTCGACTTCTCGATCTACGTCGACGCCGATGCCGCCCACATCGAGCGCTGGTACGTCGACCGCTTCCTGGCGCTGCGCGACAACGCCTTCACGAACCCGTCATCGTTCTTCCGCGTCTTCGCGGACATCAGCGACGAAGAGGCGGTCGAGCGGGCGCTCGGTTTCTGGCGCGAGATCAACCTCCCCAACCTCGAGGAGAACGTCCTGCCCACGCGGCACCGCGCGAAGCTCGTCCTGCAGAAGGGTGCCGACCACACGGTCGAGTCGGTGCTGCTGCGCAAGCTCTGA
- a CDS encoding holo-ACP synthase → MIVGIGVDLVDVPRFEEQLARTPRLLPRLFAPAERVLKPRSLAARYAAKEALIKALGGSDGVYWTDIEVASEPSGRPVFALSGETADTIAARGITVLHLSMSHDAGLATAYVIAEAATQTPPGDTA, encoded by the coding sequence ATGATCGTCGGAATCGGCGTCGACCTGGTCGACGTGCCCCGTTTCGAGGAGCAGCTGGCGCGGACCCCGCGGCTGCTGCCCCGCCTCTTCGCGCCCGCGGAGCGTGTCCTCAAACCACGGTCGCTTGCCGCCCGGTACGCCGCAAAGGAGGCGCTGATCAAGGCCCTCGGTGGCTCGGACGGCGTGTACTGGACCGACATCGAGGTCGCGTCCGAGCCTTCGGGTCGCCCCGTCTTCGCCCTGAGCGGTGAGACCGCCGACACGATCGCGGCCCGCGGAATCACGGTGCTGCACCTGTCGATGTCGCACGACGCGGGGCTCGCCACCGCGTACGTGATCGCCGAAGCCGCAACGCAGACCCCTCCAGGAGACACCGCATGA
- a CDS encoding response regulator transcription factor, whose translation MSDERPGILLVDDDETIRAGLGAFLERSGYRIVVAADGQEALDVLPTGDIALAVCDVIMPRVDGREFVRRVRAEGRWLPIILLTQVGESYERSAALDEGADDYLNKPFDPQELLSRVRAVLRRSVPGERPLSAAPRLRAGALELDRSARRVWRDGAEVTLTPKAVMLLDYLMAHPGEVHTRDRLLTALWGFDFVTSTRAIDHRIAELRRVLGDDPGAPRYIETVQSAGYRFVHPVGAA comes from the coding sequence GTGAGCGATGAGCGCCCCGGCATCCTGCTCGTCGACGACGACGAGACGATCCGCGCCGGCCTCGGCGCCTTCCTCGAACGCAGCGGCTATCGCATCGTGGTCGCCGCGGACGGGCAGGAGGCGCTCGATGTGCTGCCTACCGGAGATATCGCGCTCGCCGTGTGCGACGTCATCATGCCGCGGGTCGACGGGCGCGAGTTCGTGCGGCGCGTGCGTGCCGAGGGGCGGTGGCTGCCGATTATCCTGCTGACGCAGGTGGGGGAGTCGTACGAGCGCAGCGCCGCTCTCGACGAGGGCGCGGACGACTACCTCAACAAGCCCTTCGATCCGCAGGAGCTGCTCTCGCGCGTCCGGGCGGTGCTGCGGCGCAGCGTGCCGGGGGAGCGCCCGTTGAGCGCGGCACCGCGACTGAGGGCGGGAGCCCTCGAGCTCGACCGTTCCGCGCGGCGCGTCTGGCGCGACGGCGCCGAGGTGACCCTGACGCCCAAGGCCGTGATGCTGCTGGACTACCTCATGGCGCACCCCGGGGAGGTGCACACGCGCGATCGGCTCTTGACGGCGCTGTGGGGCTTCGATTTCGTCACCTCGACCCGCGCGATCGATCACCGCATCGCGGAGCTACGGCGCGTGCTCGGGGACGACCCCGGTGCGCCCCGCTACATCGAGACCGTGCAGAGCGCGGGATACCGCTTCGTGCACCCGGTCGGTGCCGCGTGA
- a CDS encoding Ppx/GppA phosphatase family protein → MRLGVLDIGSNTVHLLVANARAGGRPTATTSHRSVLRLMRYLQPDGSISPEGVKGLVDAVAAARATAEAEGVDELLATATSAVREATNGDAVIARIEEALGQPLQVLGGETEARFTYLAVRRWFGWSAGQILLFDIGGGSLEIAGGADELPGLAESVPLGAGRSTVQFLPHDPPSADEIDALRQHAMSVLAPVAERFAALPRPDHVVGSSKAIRSLAKLAGYPVPGWSGIDRMVLPRRQLKDWIPRLAQIPADAREALPGITADRTFQIVAAAIVVERAMKAMDVEELEVSPWALREGVLLRYIESLEY, encoded by the coding sequence GTGCGTCTCGGAGTCCTCGACATCGGCTCGAACACGGTCCACCTGCTCGTCGCCAACGCGCGAGCCGGGGGCCGTCCCACAGCCACCACGTCCCATCGCTCGGTACTGCGCCTCATGCGCTACCTGCAGCCCGACGGGTCGATCTCGCCCGAGGGAGTGAAGGGACTCGTGGATGCCGTCGCCGCGGCCCGCGCGACGGCTGAGGCCGAGGGCGTCGACGAGCTCCTCGCGACGGCGACGTCGGCGGTCCGCGAGGCGACCAACGGCGACGCCGTGATCGCGCGGATCGAGGAAGCCCTCGGCCAGCCGCTGCAGGTGCTCGGCGGCGAGACCGAGGCGCGCTTCACCTATCTCGCAGTGCGGCGCTGGTTCGGGTGGTCGGCGGGACAGATCCTGCTGTTCGACATCGGCGGCGGATCGCTCGAGATCGCCGGCGGTGCCGACGAGCTGCCCGGTCTCGCGGAGTCGGTCCCGCTCGGCGCGGGACGCTCGACCGTGCAGTTCCTCCCCCACGATCCGCCCAGCGCCGACGAGATCGACGCGCTGCGCCAGCACGCCATGTCGGTCTTGGCACCGGTGGCCGAACGTTTCGCCGCGCTCCCCCGACCCGACCACGTGGTGGGGTCGTCGAAGGCGATCCGCTCTCTCGCGAAGCTCGCGGGGTACCCGGTGCCGGGCTGGTCGGGGATCGACCGCATGGTCCTGCCCCGCCGGCAGCTGAAGGACTGGATCCCGCGTCTCGCGCAGATTCCCGCCGACGCGCGCGAGGCACTGCCCGGCATCACCGCGGATCGGACGTTCCAGATCGTCGCCGCCGCGATCGTGGTTGAGCGCGCGATGAAGGCCATGGACGTCGAAGAGCTCGAGGTCTCACCCTGGGCTCTGCGCGAGGGCGTGCTGCTGCGCTACATCGAGTCGCTGGAGTACTGA
- a CDS encoding sensor histidine kinase KdpD produces MSRRTAALAIALPVSLAAIAALVLFVAGERRALTVSTALPLVVVYVGVALTVVAAVIVALTARRGRARAARDLARDKGYRAGRDDERDAHRRFLARLDHELKNPITAIRATLAGVDPATAPAHVEVIDAQARRLAALVGDLRKLSEIETRPLETEPVDLEALARDAVHAIEQQRPEARGRISVIAERVPWPVPVLPGDPDLLALALDNVLANAVKFSASGPIEVRLREDGGWAVIEVADTGRGVPADAQAVVFDDLARAANARDVPGSGIGLSLVRTILHRHGGDVELRSREGAGTVVTLRLPTA; encoded by the coding sequence GTGAGCCGGCGGACGGCGGCGCTCGCGATTGCGCTGCCCGTGTCTCTCGCGGCGATCGCGGCGCTGGTGCTGTTCGTCGCCGGGGAGCGCAGAGCGCTGACGGTGAGCACAGCCCTGCCCCTCGTCGTGGTGTACGTCGGGGTGGCCCTGACGGTCGTCGCCGCGGTGATCGTGGCGCTCACGGCGCGGCGCGGCCGGGCGAGAGCGGCGCGCGACCTTGCGCGGGACAAGGGCTATCGCGCCGGACGCGATGACGAGCGGGACGCTCACCGCCGCTTCCTCGCGCGGCTGGATCACGAGCTGAAGAATCCGATCACGGCGATCCGGGCGACTCTGGCGGGAGTCGATCCCGCCACGGCTCCCGCCCACGTCGAGGTGATCGATGCGCAGGCGCGGAGACTCGCCGCGCTCGTGGGAGACCTCCGCAAACTGTCCGAGATCGAGACGAGGCCGCTCGAGACGGAGCCGGTCGACCTCGAGGCGCTCGCTCGCGACGCGGTGCACGCGATCGAACAGCAGCGCCCCGAGGCGCGCGGACGCATCAGCGTCATCGCCGAGCGGGTGCCGTGGCCGGTTCCCGTGTTGCCGGGAGACCCGGACCTGCTCGCCCTGGCGCTCGACAACGTCCTCGCCAACGCGGTGAAGTTCTCGGCATCCGGCCCGATCGAGGTCCGCCTGCGCGAGGACGGGGGTTGGGCCGTCATCGAGGTCGCCGACACGGGACGCGGGGTTCCGGCCGACGCCCAGGCCGTCGTGTTCGACGACCTCGCTCGCGCGGCGAACGCCCGTGATGTGCCCGGTTCGGGCATCGGCCTCTCGCTCGTGCGGACCATCCTCCACCGTCACGGCGGGGACGTCGAGCTCCGCTCGCGCGAGGGCGCGGGGACCGTCGTCACGCTGCGGTTGCCGACCGCCTGA
- a CDS encoding DUF4190 domain-containing protein, with protein sequence MSAPVPAWAPAPPRTNGLAIAALVLGLCGFGILPVIFGHIALGQIRRTGDRGATLAIAGLVLGYIALAATIIGVGLLIAVAVGIPVFATWVSS encoded by the coding sequence ATGAGCGCGCCGGTCCCCGCGTGGGCTCCGGCCCCACCGCGGACGAACGGTCTCGCGATCGCCGCCCTCGTCCTGGGCCTGTGCGGATTCGGCATCCTGCCGGTGATCTTCGGGCACATCGCGCTCGGACAGATCCGTCGCACCGGCGACCGTGGCGCGACGCTCGCGATCGCAGGGCTCGTGTTGGGCTACATCGCGCTCGCCGCGACCATCATCGGGGTGGGGCTTCTGATCGCTGTCGCGGTCGGCATCCCGGTCTTCGCCACGTGGGTGTCGTCGTGA
- the glmS gene encoding glutamine--fructose-6-phosphate transaminase (isomerizing), whose protein sequence is MCGIIGYVGPRQSQDILLAGLSRLEYRGYDSAGIAVIDGDGGLGMRKRAGKLAVLRDDLEASPMPNGTTGIGHTRWATHGGPTDANAHPHLADDDKLAVIHNGIIENFAELKSELVGDGFAFRSETDTEVAAVMIGREYARTKDLVQAFRSVVSRLEGAYTLLAMHEDHPGLVVGARRNSPLVIGLGEGENFLGSDVAAFVEHTRNALAIGQDEIVAITPDGVEVTDFSGAPVEVEAFEVTWDASAAEKGGWSSFMAKEVSEEPEAVANTLRGRIHEGRVEIPELDGLDEFLADIDRILVIACGTAAYAGMVGKYALETWTRVPVDVELAHEFRYRDPVLSPRTLVVSISQSGETMDTLMAVKYARSRGAKTLSICNTQGATIPRESDAIVYTHAGPEVAVASTKAFVAQITALYLLALHVGRVRGAIDPMVAVEAVTELEAVPGKIARVLETEQARIEQLAHWMADTRSVLFLGRNVGYPIALEGALKLKELAYIHAEGFAAGELKHGPIALIEPGQPVFVVVPSPRGSGEMHKKVVSNIEEIRARGARVIAIAEEGDVAVLPAADEVLRIPLAAPLFEPLLAVVPLHIFAMGLAEAKGLDVDQPRNLAKSVTVE, encoded by the coding sequence ATGTGCGGAATCATCGGTTACGTGGGTCCTCGGCAGAGCCAGGACATCCTTCTCGCGGGTCTGTCGCGGCTGGAATACCGGGGCTACGACTCCGCGGGCATCGCCGTGATCGACGGCGACGGGGGCCTCGGCATGCGCAAGCGCGCGGGAAAGCTCGCCGTGCTGCGCGACGACCTGGAAGCCTCGCCGATGCCGAATGGCACGACCGGTATCGGTCACACCCGCTGGGCCACCCACGGCGGCCCGACGGACGCAAACGCGCACCCGCACCTGGCCGACGATGACAAGCTCGCCGTCATCCACAACGGCATCATCGAGAACTTCGCCGAGCTCAAGAGCGAGCTCGTGGGCGACGGCTTCGCGTTTCGCAGCGAGACCGACACCGAGGTCGCCGCGGTCATGATCGGCCGGGAGTACGCCCGGACCAAGGACCTGGTGCAGGCGTTCCGCTCCGTCGTGTCGCGCCTCGAGGGGGCGTACACGCTCCTCGCGATGCACGAGGACCACCCGGGTCTCGTCGTCGGCGCCCGGCGCAACTCGCCGCTCGTCATTGGCCTCGGCGAGGGCGAGAACTTCCTCGGCTCCGACGTCGCCGCCTTCGTCGAGCACACCCGCAACGCCCTCGCGATCGGCCAGGACGAGATCGTCGCCATCACCCCCGACGGCGTCGAGGTCACCGACTTCTCGGGCGCTCCCGTCGAGGTCGAGGCGTTCGAGGTCACCTGGGACGCGTCCGCGGCAGAGAAGGGCGGCTGGTCGTCGTTCATGGCCAAGGAGGTCTCCGAGGAGCCCGAGGCCGTCGCCAACACGCTGCGCGGTCGCATCCACGAGGGTCGCGTCGAGATCCCCGAGCTCGACGGGCTCGACGAGTTCCTCGCGGACATCGACCGGATCCTCGTCATCGCGTGCGGCACTGCCGCATACGCCGGCATGGTCGGCAAGTACGCGCTCGAGACGTGGACGCGGGTGCCCGTCGACGTCGAGCTCGCGCACGAGTTCCGCTACCGCGATCCGGTGCTCTCCCCGCGCACCCTCGTCGTCTCGATCAGCCAGTCCGGCGAGACGATGGACACCCTCATGGCCGTGAAGTACGCGCGCTCGCGCGGCGCGAAGACCCTGTCGATCTGCAACACGCAGGGTGCCACCATCCCGCGCGAGTCGGATGCCATCGTCTACACGCACGCCGGCCCCGAGGTCGCCGTGGCCTCCACCAAGGCCTTCGTCGCGCAGATCACCGCGCTGTACCTGCTGGCCCTGCACGTCGGTCGGGTTCGCGGGGCGATCGACCCCATGGTCGCCGTCGAGGCCGTCACCGAGCTCGAGGCGGTGCCGGGCAAGATCGCCCGCGTGCTGGAGACCGAGCAGGCGCGCATCGAGCAGCTCGCCCACTGGATGGCCGACACCCGCTCGGTCCTCTTCCTCGGGCGGAACGTCGGATACCCCATCGCGCTCGAGGGTGCGCTGAAGCTCAAGGAGCTGGCGTACATCCACGCCGAGGGCTTCGCGGCCGGTGAGCTCAAGCACGGCCCGATCGCGCTCATCGAGCCCGGCCAGCCGGTCTTCGTCGTCGTCCCGAGCCCGCGCGGCTCGGGCGAGATGCACAAGAAGGTCGTCTCGAACATCGAAGAGATCCGTGCTCGCGGTGCCCGCGTGATCGCGATCGCCGAGGAGGGCGATGTCGCGGTGCTGCCCGCCGCCGACGAGGTGCTGCGCATCCCGCTCGCCGCTCCGCTCTTCGAGCCGCTGCTGGCCGTGGTGCCGCTGCACATCTTCGCCATGGGCCTGGCCGAGGCCAAGGGCCTCGACGTGGACCAGCCGCGTAACCTCGCGAAGTCCGTCACGGTCGAGTAA